In the Dioscorea cayenensis subsp. rotundata cultivar TDr96_F1 chromosome 12, TDr96_F1_v2_PseudoChromosome.rev07_lg8_w22 25.fasta, whole genome shotgun sequence genome, one interval contains:
- the LOC120274015 gene encoding probable RNA-binding protein ARP1 isoform X1, producing MNENKLRKVFVGGLGWETEKEALREHFSQFGDIVEAVIISDKCSGRSKGYGFITFTNSTSAIKACQNPTPFINGRRANCNLAFLRSRRLPSSSPPPPPPPPSPPLQGGGRKVVGRGTSWYCYAPGPYNHITAGGMTAFYVASAAAAAAPAYGYSPSCISNYGYNQGQYSCQGTVLAPNAILHMYPIYHFQHHQPQVVGIPAQFFSPAPHASALICGFTTTFPVIISDPLAVSPTNVEAVKGCS from the exons atgaatGAGAATAAGTTAAGAAAAGTGTTCGTCGGAGGACTTGGATGGGAAACGGAAAAGGAAGCACTGAGGGAGCACTTCAGCCAGTTCGGCGACATCGTCGAAGCCGTCATCATCTCCGACAAGTGCTCCGGCCGTTCCAAAGGCTATGGCTTCATCACTTTCACTAACTCCACCTCTGCCATTAAAGCCTGCCAAAATCCCACTCCTTTCATCAATGGCCGCCGAGCTAACTGCAATCTTGCCTTTCTTCGCTCTCGCCGCCTCCCttcctcctctcctcctccaccaccaccaccaccatcaccgcCACTTCAAG GAGGAGGGAGGAAGGTGGTGGGGAGGGGGACTTCTTGGTATTGTTATGCTCCCGGGCCGTACAACCATATCACCGCCGGTGGGATGACGGCGTTCTACGTCgcctccgccgccgccgccgctgcGCCGGCGTACGG GTATTCTCCTTCCTGCATATCAAACTATGGCTACAATCAG GGACAGTACTCTTGCCAAGGAACTGTGTTGGCTCCAAATGCAATTTTGCACATGtatcctatttatcattttcagCATCACCAGCCACAGGTTGTAGGCATTCCTGCTCAGTTCTTCTCACCGGCACCGCACGCATCGGCATTGATCTGTGGCTTTACTACGACATTCCCAGTCATCATCTCTGACCCTCTCGCGGTGTCTCCTACTAATG TTGAAGCAGTAAAAGGATGCAGTTGA
- the LOC120274015 gene encoding probable RNA-binding protein ARP1 isoform X2 → MNENKLRKVFVGGLGWETEKEALREHFSQFGDIVEAVIISDKCSGRSKGYGFITFTNSTSAIKACQNPTPFINGRRANCNLAFLRSRRLPSSSPPPPPPPPSPPLQGGGRKVVGRGTSWYCYAPGPYNHITAGGMTAFYVASAAAAAAPAYGYSPSCISNYGYNQYSCQGTVLAPNAILHMYPIYHFQHHQPQVVGIPAQFFSPAPHASALICGFTTTFPVIISDPLAVSPTNVEAVKGCS, encoded by the exons atgaatGAGAATAAGTTAAGAAAAGTGTTCGTCGGAGGACTTGGATGGGAAACGGAAAAGGAAGCACTGAGGGAGCACTTCAGCCAGTTCGGCGACATCGTCGAAGCCGTCATCATCTCCGACAAGTGCTCCGGCCGTTCCAAAGGCTATGGCTTCATCACTTTCACTAACTCCACCTCTGCCATTAAAGCCTGCCAAAATCCCACTCCTTTCATCAATGGCCGCCGAGCTAACTGCAATCTTGCCTTTCTTCGCTCTCGCCGCCTCCCttcctcctctcctcctccaccaccaccaccaccatcaccgcCACTTCAAG GAGGAGGGAGGAAGGTGGTGGGGAGGGGGACTTCTTGGTATTGTTATGCTCCCGGGCCGTACAACCATATCACCGCCGGTGGGATGACGGCGTTCTACGTCgcctccgccgccgccgccgctgcGCCGGCGTACGG GTATTCTCCTTCCTGCATATCAAACTATGGCTACAATCAG TACTCTTGCCAAGGAACTGTGTTGGCTCCAAATGCAATTTTGCACATGtatcctatttatcattttcagCATCACCAGCCACAGGTTGTAGGCATTCCTGCTCAGTTCTTCTCACCGGCACCGCACGCATCGGCATTGATCTGTGGCTTTACTACGACATTCCCAGTCATCATCTCTGACCCTCTCGCGGTGTCTCCTACTAATG TTGAAGCAGTAAAAGGATGCAGTTGA